From the genome of Geminocystis herdmanii PCC 6308, one region includes:
- a CDS encoding tyrosine-type recombinase/integrase, whose protein sequence is MLRHSCGFYLASQGYDTRVIQAYLGHKNIQHTVRYTEISPKRFQGFWMD, encoded by the coding sequence ATGTTACGTCATAGCTGTGGTTTTTATTTAGCGAGTCAAGGTTATGATACCAGAGTAATTCAGGCTTACTTAGGGCATAAAAACATTCAGCATACAGTTCGCTATACTGAAATTTCACCAAAACGTTTTCAAGGTTTCTGGATGGATTAA
- a CDS encoding peptide chain release factor 3: protein MSLTIEQELLKAVSKRRNFAIISHPDAGKTTLTEKLLLYGGAIHQAGAVKAKGEQRRVTSDWMELEKQRGISITSTVLQFDYLDYYINLLDTPGHQDFSEDTYRTLAAADNAVMLIDAAKGLEPQTRKLFEVCKLRSLPIFTFVNKMDRPGRSAFELLDEIEKELGLQTYPVNYPIGSGDFFKGVFDRREQAYHLFERIAHGSLEVPEIIIPKGDDRIHNYIDEQLYAETLEELEMLEEVAPAFDLEAIHQGKMTPVFFGSAMTNFGVSLFLQSFLDYALSPTPRKSTLGELEPTHPDFTGFVFKLQANMDPKHRDRVAFVRVCTGKFEKDMTVNHARSGKSVRLSHPQKLFAQGRESIEEAYPGDVIGLNNPGVFAIGDTIYLGKKLEYEGIPSFSPELFSYLKNPNPSKFKQFQKGVQQLQEEGAVQIMYSIDEFIREPILAAVGQLQFEVVQYRMLSEYNVETTLEPISFNVARWVVDGWEALEKVGRLFNVMTVKDARNRPVLLFRNEWNVNQLQGDHPELKLSSIAF, encoded by the coding sequence ATGTCCTTAACGATCGAACAAGAATTATTAAAAGCAGTCAGTAAAAGGCGCAATTTTGCGATTATTTCTCACCCTGACGCTGGTAAAACTACCCTCACAGAAAAACTCTTATTATATGGAGGTGCAATCCATCAAGCTGGTGCAGTTAAAGCAAAAGGCGAACAACGGAGGGTTACATCCGACTGGATGGAGTTGGAAAAACAACGGGGTATTTCCATTACTTCCACGGTTTTGCAATTTGACTATTTAGACTATTATATCAACTTATTGGACACTCCCGGACACCAAGACTTTAGTGAAGACACCTATCGCACCCTAGCGGCGGCGGATAATGCGGTGATGTTGATTGATGCGGCTAAGGGTTTAGAGCCTCAAACTCGTAAACTTTTTGAAGTATGCAAACTTCGATCGTTACCAATCTTTACTTTTGTAAACAAAATGGATCGCCCCGGAAGATCAGCTTTTGAATTGTTAGACGAGATTGAGAAGGAGTTAGGATTACAGACTTATCCCGTTAACTATCCTATCGGTAGCGGTGACTTTTTTAAAGGGGTGTTCGATCGACGAGAACAAGCATACCATTTATTTGAAAGAATCGCCCACGGTAGTTTAGAAGTGCCAGAAATTATCATCCCCAAAGGTGACGATCGTATTCACAATTATATTGATGAGCAATTATACGCAGAAACCCTCGAAGAATTGGAGATGTTAGAAGAAGTCGCCCCCGCTTTCGATTTAGAGGCGATTCATCAAGGGAAAATGACACCCGTATTTTTTGGCAGTGCTATGACTAATTTTGGTGTCAGCTTATTTCTACAATCCTTCTTAGATTACGCCTTATCCCCTACTCCCCGCAAATCCACCTTAGGAGAATTAGAGCCTACCCATCCTGATTTTACTGGCTTTGTGTTCAAGTTACAAGCAAACATGGATCCCAAACATAGGGATAGGGTTGCCTTTGTGCGAGTCTGTACGGGAAAATTTGAAAAGGATATGACGGTGAATCATGCTCGATCGGGTAAATCAGTACGTTTGTCCCATCCTCAAAAATTATTTGCCCAAGGTAGGGAATCCATCGAAGAAGCCTATCCGGGGGATGTCATCGGTTTAAACAATCCGGGGGTATTTGCCATCGGGGATACTATTTATCTGGGGAAAAAGCTCGAATATGAGGGAATCCCGTCATTTTCTCCCGAATTATTCTCTTATCTCAAGAATCCTAACCCTTCCAAGTTCAAACAATTCCAGAAAGGGGTACAACAGCTACAGGAAGAAGGGGCAGTACAAATAATGTACTCTATAGATGAGTTTATTCGAGAGCCTATTTTAGCCGCCGTTGGTCAATTACAATTTGAAGTTGTCCAATACCGTATGTTAAGTGAATATAACGTAGAAACTACTTTAGAACCTATATCCTTTAACGTTGCCCGTTGGGTGGTGGATGGTTGGGAAGCCTTAGAGAAAGTCGGGCGCTTGTTTAACGTCATGACAGTCAAGGATGCTCGTAATCGCCCTGTTTTGCTTTTCCGCAATGAATGGAACGTAAATCAGTTACAAGGGGATCATCCTGAGTTAAAATTAAGCTCGATCGCATTTTAA
- a CDS encoding DUF1995 family protein, protein MTTIPQTLEETISQAKSALKVALDSGCNRITVDLVIPEIALKAQYLALEFAQLFKDEYGMGLKVLFPDTGAAALARREWGETEFIVTDIGSSRTPVDTKISDTDQIFLVVSPSSVEVALVERLCNLADDRPVILLIPQLEDVSIVGIGYAARQLRERFISILESCYYFRPLDGSIVLRSYPHLWQVWQQPDEEQEYQLIAEVSQKPLGETLDRILAGQNDEENSGNSTPSLGFFGSIKSFLKALNN, encoded by the coding sequence ATGACAACTATTCCTCAAACCTTAGAAGAAACAATTTCTCAAGCAAAATCTGCCTTAAAAGTTGCCTTAGATAGTGGTTGTAATCGCATTACGGTAGATTTAGTTATTCCCGAAATTGCTTTAAAAGCACAGTATTTAGCTTTAGAATTTGCTCAATTATTTAAAGATGAATATGGTATGGGGTTAAAAGTACTTTTTCCTGACACTGGCGCGGCGGCTTTAGCTAGAAGGGAATGGGGAGAAACTGAATTTATCGTTACGGATATTGGTAGTAGTCGCACTCCCGTTGATACGAAAATTAGTGATACAGATCAAATTTTTCTTGTAGTTTCTCCTTCTTCGGTGGAAGTTGCTTTAGTCGAAAGATTATGTAATTTGGCGGACGATCGACCTGTTATACTATTAATACCACAATTAGAAGATGTTTCGATCGTGGGTATTGGTTATGCCGCGCGTCAATTAAGAGAGAGATTTATCAGCATTTTAGAATCTTGTTATTATTTTAGACCTTTAGACGGCTCGATCGTCCTCAGAAGTTATCCCCATCTTTGGCAAGTATGGCAACAACCTGATGAAGAACAAGAGTACCAATTAATTGCCGAAGTCTCTCAAAAGCCTTTAGGAGAAACATTAGACAGAATTTTAGCAGGGCAAAATGATGAGGAAAATAGTGGCAATTCCACACCATCTTTAGGGTTTTTTGGCTCAATTAAAAGTTTCTTGAAAGCCTTAAATAATTAA
- a CDS encoding thioredoxin family protein gives MSKVIEISDSQFENEVIKENQTVLSYFWASWCGPCRLVSPSINWVAENYHDRLKVVKLEVDASPDSVALCKVEGVPAFRIFKQGKIVASYEGAIGKDKLKEFVDTSI, from the coding sequence ATGAGTAAAGTAATTGAAATTAGTGATTCTCAGTTTGAAAATGAAGTAATTAAAGAAAATCAAACTGTTTTGTCTTATTTTTGGGCTTCTTGGTGTGGTCCTTGTCGTCTCGTGTCACCTTCGATTAATTGGGTTGCAGAAAATTATCACGATCGATTAAAAGTGGTTAAACTAGAAGTAGATGCTAGTCCTGATAGTGTGGCACTTTGTAAAGTAGAGGGAGTACCAGCTTTTAGAATTTTCAAACAAGGAAAAATTGTGGCTAGTTATGAAGGCGCTATTGGCAAAGATAAATTAAAAGAATTTGTTGATACAAGCATTTAA
- a CDS encoding DUF1997 domain-containing protein, whose amino-acid sequence MSDSHISPEDEKLTDNSINESELDIPPQEPVVFQTHFAGIMEMYSDLDTVAKYLNDHQGWFVRCAMPMKAEPFGENGYTLIIGSYGAFGYNVEPQMTVVLEPPQANFYSMYSVPNPEFNHEGYEVDYLSKMYIESIPLSSAADGILKIYHQQGKQPPAEITKVNWQLDLQVKVRFPRFIYKLPLSLIQDTGDRLLSQIVKQISPRLSYKVQKDFHSHLDLPIPPKTARSCSPKITQ is encoded by the coding sequence ATGTCAGATTCTCACATTTCTCCCGAAGACGAAAAATTAACCGATAATTCTATCAACGAATCGGAATTAGATATACCCCCTCAAGAACCAGTCGTTTTTCAAACTCACTTTGCTGGTATCATGGAAATGTATAGTGACCTTGATACTGTAGCAAAATATCTCAATGATCATCAAGGATGGTTTGTGCGTTGTGCCATGCCCATGAAAGCTGAACCTTTCGGAGAAAATGGTTATACTTTAATTATTGGTAGTTATGGTGCATTTGGATACAATGTTGAGCCTCAAATGACGGTAGTATTAGAGCCTCCTCAAGCTAATTTTTATTCTATGTATTCTGTGCCTAATCCAGAATTTAACCATGAAGGTTACGAAGTGGATTATCTCTCAAAAATGTATATCGAATCGATACCCCTTTCTAGTGCTGCTGATGGTATCTTAAAAATATATCATCAACAAGGAAAACAACCTCCCGCAGAAATTACCAAGGTTAACTGGCAATTAGACTTACAAGTTAAAGTCAGATTTCCTCGTTTTATTTATAAATTACCCCTTTCTCTTATTCAGGATACGGGCGATCGACTTTTAAGTCAAATCGTTAAACAAATTTCTCCACGTCTGAGTTATAAAGTGCAGAAAGATTTTCATTCTCATCTTGATTTACCTATCCCCCCGAAAACTGCCCGTAGTTGTAGCCCTAAAATTACTCAATAG
- a CDS encoding tetratricopeptide repeat protein: MNNQYLLSISNNLQKKICLLNEDNREKILLNLENIINNNILVSEIAKNISEQIIYRINFGYKLEILATYYQLEGQNIVKILNIFDKTKLKRVIVFKEGLSIKIIDLDINLNKENELFSSDIITLFKSRENLKIGRKDLENKPEDFYYYYLDNLNNNSENKSKILLSVEEINSINKSLPLLLEGLNNSGKTTVSVIKAIQDSFQYPQEITLYLSNNQSSQQQVFSLIKEILKADTNNNLVIDNFVNFCLNFGRENNLLNPDRFIRSKEITYKKFKEKFLANYNIEDIESWYLWQEISYLLKGNSNYPQGESSLISLEDYSQQIQQYSFLPPDIKPNKIYQLTLKYQQWLTDNNYWDVTDLVTSISLNLPPSFNGIVDRIYYDNIDKLNDLSQQLLFRFLKKDSQTNSYHKCCLSFDRAKIIYPLEAWERKINSLVYPDNNGKINHSQLTINLIGNENLNNFHKEVLNNELWKKSANQDTFKPSHILQHNNNCLWITTPEWKFLSISKSFALDKSIVVINNQEKEKLLNHFQNNPEIINSRILTLQEIEGLKFNEIILYNFFSYFYNIKYQDIAYSLLRKYLYLCLGSIKEKIYCYENNFNIEEKYPFLSHCLSKGSFEDLENFLSPQSDNKNSISTEKFYHSNGAWKQAYECYRQNKKYREANEIHPYIEETEGNWGKAGDLWNILENWEKAINCWQEIDDNLWLKKWANLTPIQWQEKGQYFQTNKFYKLAGICYQQAKDNDSYLQCLKLNQEWEKAGDEYINLEDINEAEKCYLNAEKNYRQKGELSRCALMWEKISAWEKIALIREEENQWEKAAQQWQKLDNWEKAGICYEKISQWEKAENCWRKLNQWEKIAYCCQQQEKWQESAKIWQKLQQWEKAAKSYLKISQLPQAAQCYQRGMRWQEAEACWRKLNNLPNIASCCESQHKWQSAAQIWQKLKQWQKAGNAWEMAKDLEKAGLCYEKSEIWSKAESCWLKLENWRKLALTYQKQQAWEKASSAWLKINEKESAAKCYSQGELWQLAENLWRELENWDKVAFCCFQQGNYETSANIWQKSQKFSEAGKAWEKLKQFAKAGLCYEKVEAWDKAEICYRQLQNWEKVAILCQKQSKWHDSADIWRDLGDLNKASLDYELAQNWQKAENSWRQLQQWVNVALMCERQEKWLDAAQTWQKVKPLEKSAFCYEKIEAWGEAENCYRQLENWQKSALMCDKQGKWEDSAIIWQNLQQWEKSAKRWEKIKQWDNAGFCYENAEFWAKTEECYQKSENWTKLGEVYEKQSKWETASLLWEKQEAWDKAAQSWLKIEEVEKAGGCYEKDNNWENAETCYRQLKNWEKVALLSETQEKWQQASEAWLKIEEVEKAGGCYEKDNDWENAETCYRQLENWEKVALLSETQEKWQQASEAWLKIEEVEKAGVCYEKDNDWEKAETCYRHLQNWEKVALLCEKQQQWEKSAEAWLAIDDMANAGRCYEVVENWRKAESCWLVIGDWQKAGVACEKQGKWEESAIIWQNQQQWEKASFAWLQISEKEKAALCYQNGELWHLAENLWRDLENWLMVALMCEKQNQLHKVGEAYTLAQEWEKAGEVYQTIQFFPQAEDCWRKVEAWDKVALMCEKQEKWETAGEVWELIPDWEKAAICYQKIKLWQKNADCWQNLQRYDMVAIAYQQLKQWDNAARSWLDSEDQDKIMKAGLCYEQSLNWLLAEECWRKISQWDKVAYTCEQQGESKWEDAIKAWQLSGNKLKAANLLRKMGRWKEAALALTQRNN, encoded by the coding sequence ATGAATAATCAATACCTACTTAGTATTAGTAATAACTTACAAAAAAAGATTTGTTTATTAAATGAAGATAATCGAGAAAAAATTTTACTCAATTTAGAGAATATTATTAATAATAATATCTTAGTATCAGAAATTGCTAAAAATATATCAGAACAAATTATTTATCGTATTAATTTTGGTTATAAACTAGAAATATTAGCTACTTACTATCAATTAGAAGGACAAAATATTGTTAAAATTTTAAATATTTTTGATAAAACTAAATTAAAAAGAGTTATTGTATTCAAAGAAGGCTTATCCATCAAAATTATTGATTTAGATATAAATTTAAATAAAGAAAACGAGTTATTTTCTTCTGATATAATTACTTTATTTAAAAGTAGAGAAAACTTAAAAATCGGGAGAAAAGATTTAGAAAATAAGCCCGAAGATTTTTACTATTATTACCTAGATAACTTAAATAATAACTCAGAAAATAAGTCAAAAATTCTCTTATCTGTTGAAGAAATTAACAGCATTAATAAGTCTTTACCTTTACTTTTGGAAGGATTAAATAATAGTGGAAAAACAACGGTATCAGTTATCAAAGCAATTCAAGATAGTTTCCAATATCCTCAAGAAATCACCCTTTATCTTAGCAATAATCAAAGTAGTCAACAGCAAGTATTTTCTTTAATCAAAGAAATTTTAAAAGCAGACACAAATAATAATTTAGTTATCGATAATTTTGTCAATTTTTGTCTTAATTTTGGTAGAGAAAATAATCTCTTAAATCCAGATAGGTTTATCAGAAGCAAAGAAATTACCTATAAAAAGTTTAAAGAGAAATTTTTAGCTAATTATAATATAGAAGATATTGAGTCATGGTATTTATGGCAAGAAATCTCTTATTTATTAAAAGGAAATAGTAATTATCCCCAAGGAGAAAGTAGTTTAATTTCTTTAGAAGATTATAGTCAACAAATTCAGCAATATAGTTTTTTACCCCCTGATATTAAGCCTAACAAAATCTATCAATTAACTCTTAAATATCAACAATGGTTAACAGATAATAACTATTGGGATGTCACAGATTTAGTAACTTCTATTTCTCTCAATCTTCCTCCTTCCTTTAACGGTATCGTCGATCGAATCTATTATGATAATATTGATAAGCTAAACGATTTATCTCAACAATTACTATTTCGTTTTTTGAAAAAAGATAGTCAGACTAACTCCTATCATAAGTGTTGTTTGAGTTTCGATCGAGCCAAAATAATTTATCCCCTAGAAGCATGGGAAAGAAAAATTAATAGCTTAGTTTACCCTGACAATAACGGCAAAATTAATCACAGCCAACTCACAATAAATCTCATCGGTAACGAAAACTTGAATAATTTTCATAAGGAAGTTTTAAACAATGAATTGTGGAAAAAATCTGCCAATCAAGATACTTTTAAACCTAGCCATATTTTGCAACATAATAATAACTGTTTATGGATTACTACTCCCGAATGGAAATTTTTAAGTATTAGTAAAAGTTTTGCCTTAGATAAAAGTATCGTTGTTATCAATAACCAAGAAAAAGAAAAATTATTAAATCATTTTCAAAATAATCCCGAAATCATTAACAGTCGTATTCTTACCCTTCAAGAAATAGAAGGATTAAAATTTAACGAAATTATTTTATATAACTTTTTTAGCTATTTTTATAATATAAAATATCAAGACATAGCTTATAGCCTTTTAAGAAAATATTTATATCTTTGTTTAGGTAGTATTAAAGAAAAAATTTACTGCTATGAAAATAATTTTAATATAGAAGAAAAGTATCCCTTTTTAAGTCATTGTTTAAGTAAAGGTAGTTTTGAAGATTTAGAAAACTTTTTAAGCCCCCAATCCGACAATAAAAACTCTATTTCTACAGAAAAATTCTATCATAGTAATGGAGCATGGAAACAGGCTTACGAATGCTATCGGCAAAACAAAAAATATCGAGAAGCTAACGAGATTCATCCTTATATAGAAGAAACAGAAGGCAACTGGGGAAAAGCAGGAGACTTATGGAATATTTTAGAAAATTGGGAAAAAGCTATTAACTGTTGGCAGGAAATAGACGATAATCTTTGGTTAAAAAAATGGGCAAATTTAACCCCAATTCAATGGCAAGAAAAAGGGCAATATTTTCAAACTAATAAATTTTATAAATTAGCGGGAATTTGTTATCAACAAGCTAAAGATAATGATAGTTATTTACAATGTTTAAAACTCAATCAAGAATGGGAAAAAGCAGGAGATGAATATATCAACTTAGAAGATATTAACGAAGCTGAAAAATGTTATCTCAATGCCGAAAAAAATTATCGACAAAAAGGAGAATTATCCCGTTGTGCCTTGATGTGGGAAAAAATATCAGCATGGGAAAAAATAGCCTTAATTAGAGAAGAAGAAAATCAATGGGAAAAAGCCGCACAACAATGGCAAAAACTCGACAACTGGGAAAAAGCAGGAATCTGTTATGAAAAAATATCTCAATGGGAAAAAGCAGAAAACTGTTGGCGAAAATTAAATCAATGGGAAAAAATCGCCTACTGTTGTCAACAACAAGAAAAATGGCAAGAATCCGCAAAAATTTGGCAAAAATTACAACAATGGGAAAAAGCCGCTAAATCTTACCTGAAAATCTCTCAATTACCTCAAGCGGCGCAATGTTATCAAAGGGGAATGCGTTGGCAGGAAGCCGAAGCCTGTTGGCGTAAACTAAATAACTTACCGAATATCGCCTCCTGTTGTGAATCTCAACATAAATGGCAATCCGCAGCGCAAATTTGGCAAAAATTAAAACAGTGGCAAAAAGCAGGTAATGCTTGGGAAATGGCAAAAGACTTAGAAAAAGCAGGATTATGCTATGAAAAAAGTGAAATTTGGTCAAAAGCAGAATCATGTTGGTTAAAATTAGAAAATTGGAGAAAACTTGCCCTTACTTATCAAAAACAACAAGCATGGGAAAAAGCCTCTTCCGCATGGTTAAAAATTAACGAAAAAGAATCCGCCGCTAAATGCTACTCTCAAGGAGAATTATGGCAACTAGCAGAAAACCTTTGGCGAGAATTAGAAAATTGGGATAAGGTAGCCTTCTGTTGTTTTCAACAAGGCAATTACGAAACCTCCGCTAATATTTGGCAAAAATCACAAAAATTTTCCGAAGCAGGAAAGGCATGGGAAAAACTCAAACAATTTGCTAAGGCTGGATTATGCTATGAAAAAGTAGAGGCATGGGATAAAGCCGAAATTTGTTATCGTCAACTGCAAAACTGGGAAAAAGTCGCTATCCTCTGTCAAAAACAATCTAAATGGCACGACTCCGCCGATATTTGGAGAGATTTGGGAGACTTAAATAAGGCTTCCCTCGATTATGAATTAGCGCAAAACTGGCAAAAAGCCGAAAACTCTTGGCGACAATTACAACAATGGGTAAATGTGGCGTTGATGTGTGAAAGACAAGAAAAATGGTTAGACGCAGCGCAAACTTGGCAAAAAGTCAAGCCTTTAGAAAAATCTGCCTTTTGTTATGAAAAGATAGAAGCATGGGGAGAAGCTGAAAACTGTTATCGACAACTGGAAAACTGGCAAAAATCGGCTTTGATGTGCGATAAACAAGGCAAATGGGAAGATTCTGCGATTATTTGGCAAAATTTACAACAATGGGAAAAGTCAGCTAAACGATGGGAAAAAATTAAACAGTGGGATAATGCAGGTTTTTGCTATGAAAATGCAGAATTTTGGGCTAAAACAGAGGAATGTTATCAAAAAAGTGAAAATTGGACAAAATTAGGGGAAGTTTACGAAAAACAAAGTAAATGGGAAACCGCTTCTTTGTTATGGGAAAAACAGGAGGCATGGGATAAAGCAGCGCAGTCATGGCTAAAAATAGAAGAAGTAGAAAAAGCAGGGGGTTGCTATGAAAAAGATAACAACTGGGAAAATGCAGAAACCTGTTATCGTCAACTGAAAAATTGGGAAAAAGTCGCCTTACTTTCTGAGACTCAAGAAAAATGGCAACAGGCAAGTGAGGCGTGGTTAAAGATAGAAGAAGTAGAAAAAGCAGGGGGTTGCTATGAAAAAGATAACGACTGGGAAAATGCAGAAACCTGTTATCGTCAACTGGAAAATTGGGAAAAAGTCGCTTTACTTTCTGAGACTCAAGAAAAATGGCAACAGGCAAGTGAGGCATGGCTAAAAATAGAAGAAGTAGAAAAAGCAGGGGTTTGTTATGAAAAAGATAACGACTGGGAAAAAGCAGAGACTTGTTATCGTCACCTGCAAAACTGGGAAAAAGTTGCTTTACTGTGTGAAAAACAACAGCAGTGGGAAAAATCGGCGGAGGCTTGGTTAGCAATCGATGACATGGCAAACGCTGGAAGATGTTATGAGGTAGTAGAAAATTGGCGTAAAGCAGAGTCTTGTTGGTTAGTGATTGGGGATTGGCAAAAAGCAGGGGTTGCTTGTGAAAAACAAGGGAAATGGGAGGAATCTGCTATTATTTGGCAAAATCAACAACAATGGGAAAAAGCCTCCTTCGCTTGGTTACAAATTTCTGAAAAGGAAAAGGCTGCGCTTTGTTATCAAAATGGGGAGTTGTGGCATTTAGCAGAAAACCTTTGGCGTGATTTGGAAAATTGGTTAATGGTTGCCTTGATGTGCGAAAAACAAAACCAACTCCATAAGGTGGGGGAGGCTTATACTTTAGCGCAGGAATGGGAGAAAGCTGGGGAAGTTTATCAAACTATCCAATTTTTTCCTCAAGCTGAAGACTGTTGGCGCAAGGTGGAAGCATGGGATAAGGTGGCTTTGATGTGTGAAAAACAGGAGAAATGGGAAACGGCTGGAGAGGTATGGGAGTTAATTCCCGACTGGGAAAAAGCGGCTATTTGTTATCAAAAGATAAAATTGTGGCAAAAAAATGCGGATTGTTGGCAAAATTTGCAAAGATATGATATGGTAGCGATCGCATATCAACAGTTGAAACAATGGGATAATGCCGCTCGATCGTGGTTAGATAGTGAAGATCAAGATAAGATTATGAAAGCTGGATTATGCTACGAACAAAGTTTAAATTGGTTATTAGCAGAGGAATGTTGGCGTAAAATCTCTCAATGGGATAAAGTAGCTTATACTTGTGAACAACAAGGTGAGAGTAAGTGGGAAGATGCGATAAAAGCATGGCAACTGTCTGGCAATAAACTCAAAGCCGCTAACTTGTTACGCAAAATGGGTAGATGGAAAGAGGCTGCTTTAGCCTTAACTCAAAGAAACAATTAA
- a CDS encoding Uma2 family endonuclease, giving the protein MVSSIVLPITVEEYLAQEEISEEKSEYIEGEIIKMAGASANHNILTGKLHARLLLALEDLGYSVFMSDMKLLPPHGDNYFYPEVMVIKGEPYFTNEKQTAVTNPCLIAEILSASTEGFDKNQKFAFYRTIPELKEYILIDQEDYRVELYRKVGKHQWLLTELMSQQDVLTLESVEIEISLADLYKRVKIN; this is encoded by the coding sequence ATGGTAAGTTCGATCGTATTACCCATCACCGTTGAAGAATATCTTGCACAAGAAGAAATCAGCGAAGAAAAAAGCGAATATATAGAAGGAGAAATAATTAAAATGGCAGGTGCTTCTGCTAATCATAATATTCTAACAGGAAAACTTCATGCTCGATTGTTGTTAGCCTTAGAAGATTTAGGGTATAGTGTTTTTATGAGTGATATGAAGTTATTACCTCCTCATGGTGATAATTATTTTTATCCTGAGGTTATGGTAATTAAAGGTGAGCCTTACTTTACTAATGAAAAACAAACGGCAGTAACGAATCCTTGCTTAATTGCTGAAATCTTATCTGCTTCAACAGAAGGATTTGACAAGAATCAAAAATTTGCTTTTTATCGCACTATACCTGAATTAAAAGAGTATATTTTGATTGATCAAGAAGATTATCGGGTTGAATTATATCGCAAAGTAGGTAAACATCAATGGTTATTAACAGAATTAATGAGTCAACAGGATGTGTTAACCTTAGAATCCGTTGAGATAGAAATTAGTTTAGCAGATTTGTATAAACGGGTAAAAATAAATTAA
- a CDS encoding UDP-N-acetylmuramoyl-L-alanyl-D-glutamate--2,6-diaminopimelate ligase codes for MQLSQLLSNIPNLNVIPDHPNLSQEVKGITTNSHACIPGDVFIGMPGTRVDGGEFWQSALKEGSIVSIISKEASLKIPPTPQDCVIVSDDVVSVCADIACKYYGYPSQSLKMVGVTGTNGKTTTTHLIEFFLHQAQKPTALFGTLYARWQGYQKTATHTTPFSVDLQHQLAEAVTAGNEYAIMEVSSHALSQKRVKGCQFDVAVFTNLTQDHLDYHKDMEDYFSAKALLFSADYLQGTAIINYDDAYGQRLIKSLPSDKVWTYSVTNSEADLYMSDLTYQATGVKGLLHTPQGSIEFTSPLVGQFNLANFLASVGAVLKLGVSLEVITTSLPHFVGVPGRMERVTVNVEQKVNVIVDYAHTPDSLENLLKASRPFISGKMICVFGCGGDRDRTKRPIMGKIAAELADIAVVTSDNPRTENPEQILADVLAGIPQDIKPIVQVDRAKAIKIAIEMAKEGDGVLIAGKGHEDYQILGTEKIHFDDREEARKVLESL; via the coding sequence ATGCAGTTAAGTCAATTATTGTCGAATATCCCTAATCTTAATGTTATCCCTGATCATCCTAACCTAAGTCAAGAAGTAAAAGGCATTACCACTAATTCCCATGCTTGTATCCCCGGAGATGTCTTTATCGGGATGCCCGGCACAAGGGTTGATGGTGGTGAGTTTTGGCAAAGTGCTTTAAAAGAAGGCTCGATCGTATCTATAATCAGTAAAGAAGCATCTCTAAAAATCCCCCCAACGCCACAGGATTGCGTCATTGTCAGTGATGATGTGGTTAGTGTTTGTGCCGACATTGCTTGTAAATATTATGGTTATCCCTCCCAGTCTTTAAAGATGGTGGGCGTTACAGGCACAAATGGCAAAACCACCACTACCCATTTAATCGAATTTTTCTTACATCAAGCCCAAAAACCCACGGCATTATTCGGCACTTTATACGCCCGTTGGCAAGGTTATCAAAAAACCGCAACCCATACAACTCCTTTTTCTGTGGATTTACAACATCAACTAGCTGAGGCGGTGACGGCAGGAAATGAATATGCGATTATGGAAGTAAGCTCCCATGCTTTATCGCAAAAACGAGTCAAGGGTTGTCAGTTTGATGTAGCGGTATTCACTAATTTAACCCAAGATCATCTCGATTATCACAAAGATATGGAGGATTATTTTTCGGCGAAGGCATTATTATTTAGTGCTGACTATTTGCAGGGTACTGCTATCATTAACTATGATGATGCTTATGGTCAAAGATTGATCAAGTCTCTACCCTCTGATAAAGTTTGGACTTATAGCGTTACCAATTCTGAAGCGGATTTATATATGAGTGATTTAACCTATCAAGCTACTGGAGTAAAAGGTTTATTGCATACTCCCCAAGGTTCGATCGAATTTACATCCCCTTTAGTGGGACAATTTAATCTAGCCAATTTCTTAGCTAGTGTGGGCGCAGTATTAAAATTAGGGGTAAGTTTAGAAGTAATTACCACCAGTTTACCTCATTTTGTCGGTGTACCGGGGCGCATGGAAAGAGTTACCGTAAATGTTGAACAAAAAGTCAACGTAATTGTGGATTATGCCCACACCCCTGACAGTTTAGAAAATCTCCTCAAAGCCTCACGGCCGTTCATTTCTGGTAAAATGATTTGTGTGTTTGGTTGTGGGGGCGATCGAGATCGTACCAAGCGCCCGATAATGGGTAAAATAGCCGCCGAGTTAGCAGATATTGCGGTAGTGACTTCCGATAACCCTCGCACGGAAAATCCTGAGCAAATTTTAGCAGACGTTTTGGCAGGGATTCCCCAAGATATTAAACCTATTGTACAGGTTGATCGAGCAAAAGCCATCAAAATTGCCATCGAAATGGCAAAAGAAGGGGATGGGGTGTTAATAGCTGGAAAAGGGCATGAAGATTATCAGATTTTAGGCACAGAAAAAATCCACTTTGACGATCGAGAAGAAGCCCGAAAAGTACTAGAATCTTTATAA